The Sylvia atricapilla isolate bSylAtr1 chromosome 5, bSylAtr1.pri, whole genome shotgun sequence genome includes a window with the following:
- the MRPL42 gene encoding large ribosomal subunit protein mL42: MAMSLRTAWSSLFWMRSVATCKQVPLQNGAVYHACHKSTYSVLPEDYNCKVELAVTSDLKTIVCYHPSLEIPYEHTKPIPRPDPVNNKEENLDQVLKSRLNEQELKNRRGPTIEELSKMFYTTKHRWYPMGQYHRRRKNPNPPKDR, from the exons ATGGCAATGTCACTTAGAACTGCATGGTCCAGCCTCTTTTGGATGCGCTCAGTAGCAACCTGTAAGCAGGTCCCACTGCAGA ATGGAGCTGTGTATCATGCTTGCCATAAATCTACGTACTCAGTTCTCCCTGAAGACTACAACTG caAAGTGGAACTTGCAGTGACATCTGATTTGAAGACAATTGTCTGCTACCACCCTTCACTTGAGATTCCATACGAGCATACAAAA CCCATACCACGGCCAGATCCAGTGaataataaagaagaaaaccttgATCAAGTTTTAAAATCCAGATTGAATGAACAAGAGCTAAAGAACAGAAGAGGTCCTACAATTGAAGAGCtcagcaaaatgttttacaCAACAAAACATCGCTGGTATCCTATGGGACa atatCATAGAAGACGCAAGAATCCTAATCCTCCTAAAGACCGATAA
- the LOC136361947 gene encoding collagen, type I, alpha 1b-like, with translation MGGGGGRGPARTQVGGCRQERAPLRRRGVQRRAGCMVPAPSPGAACERRESVVSGEPRERRSRRRACFWRSRFGTSQHPEEGPAARDHLPAERGRDISSPPSAAQPVLGSSPPGTRWRRQPEVVVSLYRKGEPADAPLPLLGQASPAGSSGAFGEGGGRGGEPCTVGALLAGIGAPELRDGCAGSAGSVDSLAGWEQKEQHGEHRHIRGDTKPGSTSEGKPSRLGRSGGTGLTGEDREPPAGACEPGSLCLRVRGSRQAHTREPLDKAIPSFPRAEAPTAGSVTGRRCACHRRGCGRGADERRWEQPCQRCPGATPCEREALGALSREALPPREFGGDGRLARQWQLAAAGRPPAETRSAGAAFRRGASIPAVGSAVPGAGRQGRRLWKRGRASGGGGQGDSPGLGGTGLGPPLPPPGGGAVRLFWLPAASRGRGDTAPAAGEKRRSCAGADRGCRRKTVLLGKQHPPLPPPPPCSPARAVCSPLIARRGHPAPAAPPSRDGYIQRLLSRNFPGTASCDRTRSGASAAIAASRGRRTEPPPLSRRGSGRRTLPRGPPASSSSARGDAQVSARGRGGSGPAGPCGPPRGALREPGERGSAAARPGAGGARGARPARRQQPPAPERGGGARPQGRERVRGRCQELSARDLRRPKLLGHPTLVSTPLYPPGLNTSLLQTAVARRCARRFPPPPPDF, from the exons atgggcggcggcggcgggcgcggccccgCTCGCACGCAGGTCGGGGGCTGCCGGCAGGAGAGGGCTCCGCTTCGCCGCCGCGGGGTTCAGCGCCGCGCTGGGTGCATGGTCCCGGCCCCCAGCCCGGGCGCCGCCTGCGAGCGGAGAGAGAGCGTGGTTAGCGGCGAGCCCCGCGAGAGGCGCTCCCGACGCAGAGCGTGTTTCTGGCGATCCCGCTTCGGAACTTCCCAGCATCCAGAGGAGGGACCCGCAGCGAGAGATCACCTCCCGGCGGAGCGGGGGAGGGACATCTCCTCCCCCCCCTCCGCCGCCCAGCCTGTCCTCGGCTCCTCTCCGCCGGGGACTCGGTGGAGGCGGCAGCCCGAGGTGGTGGTCTCTCTTTACCGCAAAGGCGAACCCGCAGATGCCCCGCTCCCTCTGCTGGGGCAGGCGAGCCCGGCCGGCAGCTCTGGTGCTTTCGGGGAGGGAGGAGGTCGTGGGGGAGAGCCGTGCAC GGTGGGAGCCCTCCTCGCGGGCATCGGCGCTCCCGAACTGCGGGACGGGTGCGCCGGCAGCGCCGGCTCCGTGGATTCGCTGGCCGGCTGGGAACAGAAGGAGCAGCACG GGGAGCACCGCCACATCAGGGGCGACACAAAGCCGGGAAGTACCAGCGAGGGTAAGCCTAGCCGGCTTGGCCGGAGCGGAGGGACGGGGCTCACGGGGGAAGACCGAGAGCCCCCGGCCGGTGCTTGCGAACCGGGCAGTCTCTGCCTGCGGGTGCGCGGCAGCCGCCAG GCACACACGCGGGAACCCCTCGACAAAGCCATCCCCTCCTTTCCCCGCGCAGAAGCTCCCACCGCCGGCTCGGTGACCGGGCGCAGGTGCGCCTGTCACCGGAGAGGCTGCGGGCGCGGGGCCGACGAGCGCaggtgggagcagccctgccagcgGTGTCCGGGCGCGACCCCTTGTGAAAGAGAGGCTCTGGGAGCGCTTAGCCGCGAAGCGCTGCCGCCACGGGAGTTCGGTGGGGACGGAAGGCTTGCGAGGCAGTGGCAGCTGGCGGCAGCCGGGCGTCCCCCGGCCGAGACCAGGAGCGCCGGAGCAGCCTTCCGCCGGGGAGCCTCCATCCCGGCGGTCGGCAGCGCCGTACCGGGAGCGGGGAGGCAAGGCCGCCGGCTCTGGAAGCGCGGCAGGGCATCGGGCGGAGGAGGACAAGGGGACTCACCCGGGCTTGGCGGGACGGGGCTggggccgccgctgccgccgcctgGAGGTGGGGCGGTCAGGTTGTTCTGGCTCCCGGCGGCGTCGAGGGGCCGGGGGGACACAGCACCCGCCGCCGGGGAGAAGCGTCGAAGCTGTGCTGGGGCGGACAGAGGCTGCCGGAGGAAGACGGTGCTCCTGGGGAAACAACACCCTCcgctccccccccccccaccctgCTCCCCGGCGCGGGCGGTCTGCTCGCCTTTGATTGCGAGGCGAGGGCATCCtgcccccgccgctcccccctCCCGGGATGGTTACATACAAAGGCTGCTTTCCAGGAACTTTCCAGGAACCGCATCATGTGACAGGACCCGCTCCGGCGCCTCCGCCGCGATCGCGGCCAGCCGGGGCCGACGCACCGAGCCGCCGCCCCTGTCACGCCGGGGCAGCGGTCGCCGAACGCTGCCCCGCGGCCCccccgcctcctcctcctccgcccgCGGAGACGCGCAGGTCAGTGCCCGGGGCCGCGGAGGGAGCGGGccggcggggccgtgcgggcCGCCCCGCGGGGCGCTGAGGGAACCGGGCGAGCGCGGGAGCGCAGCCGCCCGTCCCGGGGCCGGAGGGGCGAGGGGCGCCCGGCCTGCCCGGCGCCAGCAGCCGCCGGCACCTgagcgcggcggcggggcccgccCGCAGGGCCGGGAGCGCGTCAGGGGCCGATGCCAGGAGCTCTCTGCCAGGGACTTGCGGCGGCCGAAGCTCCTGGGACACCCCACCCTGGTCTCCACCCCCCTTTACCCTCCGGGGCTAAATACCTCGTTGCTACAAACAGCCGTGGCCCGCCGATGCGCGCGCCGatttcctccccctccccccgatttttaa